The following proteins are encoded in a genomic region of Toxotes jaculatrix isolate fToxJac2 chromosome 3, fToxJac2.pri, whole genome shotgun sequence:
- the nisch gene encoding nischarin isoform X4, whose protein sequence is MESTPFPEEASEKKVCVVGSELVENYTVYIIDVMDGEHRWTVKHRYSDFHDLHEKLTAEKKVDRRLLPPKKILGKNSKSLVERRQKELELYLQTLLQQFPHATPAPLACFLHFHLYEINGITAALAEELFHKGEQLLQAGEVFSLHPLQLYSVSQQLRLAKPTCCNGDAKTDLGHILDFTCRLRYLKISGTRGPVGTSNIEESSLPFDLSIFKSLLQIEISECSSQQIQGLSSLRSSLATMSVHRTTETMMSILVPEASEFSQWEPEGAESGCPVTAVIPVWRNLTTLDMSHNCIGTIDSSVKLIRKVEFLDLSYNQLSSVENLQHLYNLVHVDLSYNNLRVLEAAHTRLGNIKTLSLAGNQLDRLTGLTKLYSLVNLDLSHNQLAQLEEIRNIGSLPCLEKLNLSSNPMCIIPDYRTKVLAQFGDRAAEVCLDSKVTTEKELDTVEVLKAIQKAKEVKDRMSSSDKKISEETRLSAAAPPHLSFPSPPSSSSSSTCCSSAVAPPTVTSSSSSSSSSCPAQQAACPSQGNHK, encoded by the exons ATGGAGTCTACCCCTTTTCCAGAGGAGGCGTCGGAGAAGAAAGTTTGTGTTGTTGGGTCGGAGCTAGTGGAAAACTACACT GTCTACATCATTGATGTGATGGACGGAGAGCACAGATGGACTGTGAAGCACCGCTACAGTGACTTCCACGACCTCCATGAGAAG CTGACTGCAGAGAAGAAGGTTGACCGACGACTTCTTCCTCCTAAGAAGATTTTGGGAAAGAATTCAAAGAGTCTGGTGGAGCGCCGGCAGAAGGAGCTGGAGCTCTACCTGCAGACGCTGCTGCAGCAGTTCCCACACGCCACGCCCGCTCCGCTCGCCTGCTTCCTACACTTTCACCTCTAT GAAATAAATGGCATCACAGCAGCACTGGCCGAGGAGTTATTCCATAAAG gtgaacagctgctgcaggctggCGAGGTGTTTTCCCTGCATCCTCTGCAGCTTTACTCCGTCTCCCAGCAGCTCCGTCTGGCCAAGCCGACCTGCTGTAATGGAGATGCCAAAACCGACCTTGGACATATCCTCGACTTCACCTGCAGGCTCCGATATCTCAAG ATCTCTGGTACCAGAGGTCCAGTAGGAACCAGTAACATCGAGGAGAGCAGTCTCCCCTTCGACCTTTCCATTTTCAAATCATTGCTGCAAATAGAG ATCAGTGAATGCAGCTCTCAGCAGATTCAGGGTTTGTCGTCTCTGAGGTCGAGTCTGGCGACTATGAGTGTCCACCGCACCACAGAAACTATGATG TCGATCCTGGTCCCAGAGGCAAGCGAGTTCTCACAGTGGGAGCCTGAGGGGGCGGAGTCTGGCTGTCCCGTCACCGCCGTTATCCCTGTGTGGAGAAACCTGACGACACTGGACATGAGCCACAACTGCATTGGCACCATCGACAGCTCAGTG AAGCTGATTCGCAAGGTGGAGTTTCTGGATCTGAGTTACAACCAGCTTTCCTCAGTGGAAAACCTCCAG CACCTGTACAACCTGGTCCACGTGGATCTGTCCTATAACAACCTGCGGGTCCTTGAGGCTGCTCACACTCGTCTGGGCAACATAAAAACCCTTAGTCTGGCTGGCAACCAGTTGGACCGACTCACCGGCCTCACCAAGCTCTACTCTCTTGTCAACCTGGACCTCAGCCACAACCAGCTGGCCCAG TTGGAGGAGATCAGGAACATCGGCTCTCTGCCCTGTCTGGAGAAACTCAACTTGTCCAGTAACCCCATGTGCATCATCCCAGACTACAGAACCAAAGTCCTGGCCCAGTTTGGAGACCGTGCAGCAGAG GTTTGTTTAGACAGTAAAGTGACGACAGAGAAGGAGCTGGACACAGTGGAGGTGTTAAAAGCCATTCAGAAAGCCAAAGAAGTCAAAGACAGGATGAGCAGCAGCGACAAGAAG ATCAGTGAGGAGACcaggctgtctgctgctgcacctcctcacctctccttcccctctcccccctcctcctcctcctcctccacctgctgctcctctgctgtcGCTCCTCCTActgtcacctcctcctcttcctcctcttcctcttcctgtccgGCCCAGCAGGCTGCCTGCCCCAGCCAAGGTAATCAT AAGTGA
- the nisch gene encoding nischarin isoform X5, protein MESTPFPEEASEKKVCVVGSELVENYTVYIIDVMDGEHRWTVKHRYSDFHDLHEKLTAEKKVDRRLLPPKKILGKNSKSLVERRQKELELYLQTLLQQFPHATPAPLACFLHFHLYEINGITAALAEELFHKGEQLLQAGEVFSLHPLQLYSVSQQLRLAKPTCCNGDAKTDLGHILDFTCRLRYLKISGTRGPVGTSNIEESSLPFDLSIFKSLLQIEISECSSQQIQGLSSLRSSLATMSVHRTTETMMSILVPEASEFSQWEPEGAESGCPVTAVIPVWRNLTTLDMSHNCIGTIDSSVKLIRKVEFLDLSYNQLSSVENLQHLYNLVHVDLSYNNLRVLEAAHTRLGNIKTLSLAGNQLDRLTGLTKLYSLVNLDLSHNQLAQLEEIRNIGSLPCLEKLNLSSNPMCIIPDYRTKVLAQFGDRAAEVCLDSKVTTEKELDTVEVLKAIQKAKEVKDRMSSSDKKISEETRLSAAAPPHLSFPSPPSSSSSSTCCSSAVAPPTVTSSSSSSSSSCPAQQAACPSQGNH, encoded by the exons ATGGAGTCTACCCCTTTTCCAGAGGAGGCGTCGGAGAAGAAAGTTTGTGTTGTTGGGTCGGAGCTAGTGGAAAACTACACT GTCTACATCATTGATGTGATGGACGGAGAGCACAGATGGACTGTGAAGCACCGCTACAGTGACTTCCACGACCTCCATGAGAAG CTGACTGCAGAGAAGAAGGTTGACCGACGACTTCTTCCTCCTAAGAAGATTTTGGGAAAGAATTCAAAGAGTCTGGTGGAGCGCCGGCAGAAGGAGCTGGAGCTCTACCTGCAGACGCTGCTGCAGCAGTTCCCACACGCCACGCCCGCTCCGCTCGCCTGCTTCCTACACTTTCACCTCTAT GAAATAAATGGCATCACAGCAGCACTGGCCGAGGAGTTATTCCATAAAG gtgaacagctgctgcaggctggCGAGGTGTTTTCCCTGCATCCTCTGCAGCTTTACTCCGTCTCCCAGCAGCTCCGTCTGGCCAAGCCGACCTGCTGTAATGGAGATGCCAAAACCGACCTTGGACATATCCTCGACTTCACCTGCAGGCTCCGATATCTCAAG ATCTCTGGTACCAGAGGTCCAGTAGGAACCAGTAACATCGAGGAGAGCAGTCTCCCCTTCGACCTTTCCATTTTCAAATCATTGCTGCAAATAGAG ATCAGTGAATGCAGCTCTCAGCAGATTCAGGGTTTGTCGTCTCTGAGGTCGAGTCTGGCGACTATGAGTGTCCACCGCACCACAGAAACTATGATG TCGATCCTGGTCCCAGAGGCAAGCGAGTTCTCACAGTGGGAGCCTGAGGGGGCGGAGTCTGGCTGTCCCGTCACCGCCGTTATCCCTGTGTGGAGAAACCTGACGACACTGGACATGAGCCACAACTGCATTGGCACCATCGACAGCTCAGTG AAGCTGATTCGCAAGGTGGAGTTTCTGGATCTGAGTTACAACCAGCTTTCCTCAGTGGAAAACCTCCAG CACCTGTACAACCTGGTCCACGTGGATCTGTCCTATAACAACCTGCGGGTCCTTGAGGCTGCTCACACTCGTCTGGGCAACATAAAAACCCTTAGTCTGGCTGGCAACCAGTTGGACCGACTCACCGGCCTCACCAAGCTCTACTCTCTTGTCAACCTGGACCTCAGCCACAACCAGCTGGCCCAG TTGGAGGAGATCAGGAACATCGGCTCTCTGCCCTGTCTGGAGAAACTCAACTTGTCCAGTAACCCCATGTGCATCATCCCAGACTACAGAACCAAAGTCCTGGCCCAGTTTGGAGACCGTGCAGCAGAG GTTTGTTTAGACAGTAAAGTGACGACAGAGAAGGAGCTGGACACAGTGGAGGTGTTAAAAGCCATTCAGAAAGCCAAAGAAGTCAAAGACAGGATGAGCAGCAGCGACAAGAAG ATCAGTGAGGAGACcaggctgtctgctgctgcacctcctcacctctccttcccctctcccccctcctcctcctcctcctccacctgctgctcctctgctgtcGCTCCTCCTActgtcacctcctcctcttcctcctcttcctcttcctgtccgGCCCAGCAGGCTGCCTGCCCCAGCCAAGGTAATCAT TGA